The DNA region CCGCAGTGCTGGCGGCCGAATCATATGCCTGGTATTCAAATCGCGCTGGCAAGATGCGCTGATCAATCATTTCCAGATACGGTTCACGCCAGCGTAGCGTTTCAATCGTGGTCATCTTGGTTTGGGTATCCATCGCTCAGTGTCCTTCAAATTCGCAAAGTGAAAAGACTTGCTGCCCCTGCTTCTCAAGGCGGATACGCCCACCCAGATCAGGTAGGTCAATCACAAAACAGCATTCCACGACGTGCCCTCCTGTTTGTTCTACCAATTGAAGCGCAGCTTCTGCGGTGCCACCTGTGGCGATCAGGTCGTCTACCAGTAGTATTCGTTCACCCGGTTCAATTGCATCCGCATGGATTTCAACCCGATCTATACCGTATTCCAGTTCATAGTCATGCCCAATGGTTTCGGCTGGTAATTTGCCCTTTTTGCGAATAGGTACGAAGCCTGCACCAAGCAAGATTGCTAGTGGCGCGCCCAGGATGAATCCACGTGATTCGATACCGGCGACTTTGTCGATGCTGCTTTCGCGATAGCGTTCTGCCAGTTCGTGAATGGCGGATCGAAATGCTTCTCGATCTTTGAGGAGGGTTGTGATATCCCGAAACATGATGCCGGGTTTCGGGTAATGTGGCACGGTGCGGATCTTCGATTTGATTGGCATGGTGATCCTTAGGCTAGGGCTGCTATGCCGATAATTGATTAATGAAATCTATCGTGTCGTGCTACAACTCTTTTGTGCAAGTACCGCCGTTCACAACCGGTGCCAGCGCTACCGTACCGGTCATTCAGGGTGTAAGGTGATCATTCGGTGTAAGCGCCGGATCATTGGTTTGTCCCCATCGCCCATATCCCTTGAACCGATCCAATACTGCGTGCATTTCATCGGGTGACAAGCAACGCGGTTGGCCTATTTGTAATGCCCGCCAGTATTGCTCGCACAGCGATTCGACTTCGACAGCGATAGACAAGGCTTCGTCCAAGTCTCTGCCAATGGCAATCATGCCGTGATTTCCCAATAAACACGCTTTTCTGTCAGCTAGGGCTGTAAGGGCATGATTGGATAAAGCTTGCGTGCCAAAAAGCGCATATTGCGTACAGCGAATGGTGTCGCCGCCAGCAACGGCAATCATGTAATGAAACGGCGGGATGTCCATCCCAAGACAGGCCAACGTGGTGGCAAATGGCGAATGCGCGTGAACAACGGCATGCACCTCGGGCCGTGCTTGCAGAATGTCTCGGTGAATGCGCCATTCGCTGGTGGGACGCCCTTTGCCAATCACCTCTCCTGCCATGGACAGTGAGACAATCCCATCCAGCGTGATGTGTTCGGCAGGCACGCCGGATGGGGTGACAAGCAGGCCATCGGTACTTCGGGCACCAACATTACCAGATGTGCCTCGATTGAGCCCAAGCGAGGCCATTTGGCCTGCAGTGGAAACAACCTGCTGTCGCAGGTTGGCATCGTTCATGATCGGAATCCGATCACTCATATTGCGCCCCGGTCATTACCAAGAATGGCATGCAGTTTCTCCAGCATGGCTGGGTCGCGAGAGGCTGGGGCCGTGAGGATGGCGTGTTGCAGAGCGTGGCGGCATGTGCAATCTGCCGCATGCTGATCATGCCCAATGGGGTGGGCGACCTGCTTAACGAGCGTACGGGCTCTGTCCGCATTACCCATCAGCACATTGACGATTTGGTCGACGGTGACCGCATCATGATTTGGGTGCCAGCAGTCATAGTCAGTGACCATTGCCACCGTGGCATAGCACATCTGGGCTTCGCGAGCTAGTTTGGCTTCCGGCATATTGGTCATACCGATTACGTCGCATTTCCAGCTTCGATATAGCTCGGATTCTGCCTGGCTGGAAAATTGCGGCCCTTCCATGACCAGATACGTTCCGCCGCGAACCGTCTTGATGCCGGCTTCGTGTGCAGCCTGCTCGATGTGATCGCCAAGCCGATGACACACTGGCTTGGCCATCGAGACATGGGCTACCAAACCCGCACCAAAAAAGCTTTTGGCACGGGCGAATGTACGATCGATAAACTGATCGACAATCACGAACATGCCTGGACGTAAATCTTCCCGCAATGAACCCACTGCGCTGACAGAAATGATGTCGGTCACGCCGCTACGCTTCAATGCATCAATATTGGCACGAAAATTGATTTCGCTTGGCGGTATCCGATGGCCACGACCATGACGCGGCAAAAACGCCATGCGTTGGCCCGCCAATTCGCCAAATAATAATTCATCGGAGGGCGAGCCAAAGTTTGAATCTACTTTTACCCAATGCTTATTATTCAATCCGTCGATATCGTATACACCACTACCACCGATTACGCCAATCACTTGTTGCCTATTGTGCTTACTCATGCTGTTGCCTCGTGGATGGAAATTGAAACGGATTGCTACCGAACAAATGGCCGTAACAGTCCGCGGGCAGCCAGAAGACGGCCAGCAAACCAGCACCAAAGAAACCAGCGCCAACAAAATGGCAACCCGTGATCAAATAGAAATTGCTTAGCAAAATAAATGATCGCAGCACTCAGTTGCCGTGGCGTCTGGATAATCACATGCTGTGATTGAAACGGTACCGGCGATTTACCCTGAATTGTGTCAATCAGTCGTTGGGCAGCGCGACTACGTGTGTTTGCCAACGAAATGAAAGTTGGATCATCGATGAATCTTCCTCGCCTGAGATAGGTCGCGTCCGCAGGGGCTTTGCCTGCTCGGAAGTGCATATGTTCAAAGATCACATCGTTCAAATAACAGGTCCTGTCCAACCCAGCATGTTGTAAGCGTTTGAAAATATCAAATAGGTGCACGTCAATAAATGCGCCTTGATATGCAGATGGATATGGTTCGACCAGTAATTCACAGGTACGTCGAGAAAGAATGGGAAATGTACACAAGCCTTTTCGTTTCAGCAGGTCATCTCCATATCCTAGGTAGACTTTGTCAGGGAAGCGATTGTCCAATTCAATAAGCCTCGCATCCCACCCTGGAGTGCGCATCATCATGTCATCATTTGCGAGAAGGATAATGTGCCCTCGAGACCGTTCAAAGCAGATACGGTTATAGTCTCCCATAGACTTTGAGGGGCCAATAATCTTGATAACATGAATCACATCGCTATGCAGATGATGACTATTATGATCATCGTCATCTACATAGAGAATGATCTCTATATTGTTCAGACTATTTACTGTATTGATGATGCTCTTAAATAGCCGTATTACAAGTTCGCTCCTCCCTCGCGTTGGAAGCAGGAGCGAAATTGCAGGTATGTTCATACCTGATTGCGCTGAACGCATCACGTAACTCGCTTTTACCTAGCTGATACGTAGACCACGGATGGTCAACAAATGAGGATCCCCGCAATTCGAAAACACCACAACCTTCACATATCGCGCTGTAGCGGGTTTGCTAAGTGTAACGTCAGTCCAGCCGTCTTTGGCATTGGGCTGGCATGCATCATCTGCACCGGCAACGGGCGTCCATTCATTCCCATCACTACTGACCTCGATACGCAAAGCTTTCGGTCCGCGTTTTGGTTGGCCTTCCTGTTGCAGGAGCCCAACGGTGCCAACCGCCTTAGATGCATGCAAATCGACGGTAATGTACTCTGGGAACTTCGGAGGTTGGTCCGAGTGCCATCCTGGCTTTGTTGCCTGCATTAATCCTGCCGGGCCAAGTTCCGCTGTCTGCGAACTGGCGGATATTGTAGGACCATCAGCCTTGGGTTGAGGTTGCGCTAAATTTTCATTCTTGGAAGCTTGTCCAGCATCATTGGAATCACACCCTCCCATGATGACAACAAATGCAGAAATTACGAATAACAGACTTAATTTCATGTTCACTCCCCTGTTTGGTCGCCAAAACAATAAGTACGGAATATACAAATCAAAATTCTAAAGCAGTGATGCCACAATACTAAATTCGGCACGAGCCATGAAACTGTTTCGTCAGAGCCTAAAACGCAGCCAACAGTGAGAAATGTCTTAATCAGATTAAAAATTACGTTTCAAGCATCGTCGATATATTTATCTTCAGCTAGTATGGTAAAAAAGTGGTAGCCAAGTTTCACGACTAGTAACCTCAATGGTCGATGTGAATTCAAGAAGTCGCATGCTTCTTGCAGGATCCCAATGATAAATTCATAATTAAGTTTTGTAACTATTTATAATTATGGATTTGGTGGTTTTTCAGAAACAATCAGCTGATTAGTAATGATTATTATACAAAAAATAAAATTGACTTTCTAATTGTCCATCCTGCTTCATTTTTGATTTTTTGATTCGTGCTGAGGTGCACTAATCGGGGAAATAGCCATTGTTGCAAACCCATCTCGTTATACACATCTTTTTTAATCATTTAAAAACAGTTAGTTACAAGAAAGCATTGTGAATTCTTCAGTGACATGGTCAACAAGCTAAATCAAGGGCCTACGCAAAGCACCACCTTGCAAATAGCATGACAAATGAATTCTGTATAACGAGGTGTTGCAAACCACGTCAAGTAACGATCTATTTGAGAGGCTTTTTGATGCCTCATCCAATAAATATCCGTACATGGAGCACATGTCTATAATTCGAATCGAAAATATTATTCAATTCTTCTGAAGAGGCATCATCTTTTCTGAATAGAAAAAGATGATATGAATCTTGGTTGTTAATACTATCGCATGAATATGTGGCGTTAGTTTGTAAATTATCAGAAAAAATAAGTAGTCGATAGTCAATAACCGATGAATTATTTTTACATTTCTATCGGTAAGTAATTTGAGATATCCATTCCCAGTTTTATTTGAATTTCTGTAGGCCGCCAGAATATAATATATACAATATAGTTAGGGCACCTCTGCACAAATCGGATTTTGACAGATTCTTCAATCTTAAGTGCTTGAATTTACTGGGCGCTGTTTTTCGATTTTTGATTCGTGCAGAGATGCCTTAGGTATCTATACCGTCTGTTATGGACCAATATTCAATAAAATCATGCGGAAACGGAAACTTCTTCTCAAAGCTGTCCGCCATGTCCATATACTTCTCATATGATGCGCAGTAAATATTTTTCCAATCATTTAGTTTTGATCTTATTTCTTTAGTCCAGTGTGAATCGCTCATATTAATTTGTTCGCAACAATGCGATATCAGAGATTTATCATTCGTTGCGACGGATATTGATGCCCTTCCGCATCGTAGCCCAGCAATGATTCTCATCAATGATAACCACTTCCAGTCTTCGCGTTGCGGGACGTTTAGTATTAGCTTAGAGCTAATATTTAGTAAATCTCGCTTCTTCCGTGATACAAGTTGATCAGGCTGTTTGATAGTTATGTTCTCTTTTTTTATTTCTGAAATTATCTCTGATCTGTATTCTGTGCAGTATCCGGTAAATATCAGATCTGAATCACAATTAATACTTTTATGGCTAGTTTCAGGATCTATATAGTTTAATTTTGGAAACGGAACAGATTTTACTTCCGCTCCAGGTAGCATGGTAGAAAAATTCCTAAGCTCGGGTAAATCACCCAGTACAAGAAATGATTTGATGTAGGGTAGGCAGTCAAATAAATATCTGATTCTATTTATTTGTGTAGCCGGATGCATGTAGTCATTATTAGTCCATAACGGATTGCCGTGAATGAAAATATTACCGCTATCAAAATCAAGATGTTCCGTCATTATTATCGAAACACGCTTTCTGGTGTTCAAGCAAAAGTTCTCAAGAATAGCTTTACTCTTTGGTGAAAAATTCTCTATGGCAACATTCAGGCAGTCCGTTCTTGGGCTTCTTCCTAGTGTCACTTTGTAGCCATGCTGTGCAAAAGAGGCGAGAAAGAAATCGATTTGATCGCTTATCCCATTAAATGGATGGTTATAAATCCATAGATGAATTTTCTTGTTATCTGGCTTCATTTTCTGTTTCCATTTCTTCATTGTTATGGTTGACACTTACAAATTCTTTCCTAATGTATTGGTCAATATCATGCATAACACCATCTATACTACTCCCGATGCACTGCGCTGAGTAACTATTTTCTTCTATTTTTTTTATATCAAATGCACCATCCGACTGTGGAATTCCATAGAATGTCGATATGTATTTGACAACATTAAATCCGTTGTAGCCTTCCAGAACCAATTCAACAGAGTCAGAAGCATCATTATTGTGATATTTTTTTCCCTTTGTCTTTATTTGAATAAGTACTGCATTTAGCGATCTCGCTTTGAATGATGACGAATAGCCACCCATGTCTGCCTTGTCGCGAATAAATTCGCCTTCATGTTGAGGGATTGCGTAATATAAATGAAAATATCTAATTACATTGTAACCTGCTACCGAATGCATTATCAGCTCTATGTCTGGCTCTTTGTTCTTTTCAAATATAGTGAATCGCAAGTATTTTTTGTAGCGACGTGAAATCTTCAAAAGATTAGCGGCGTTGCTATGAAGAGACGGAAATGGCATAAGAATGTTAGAGATGAACTCTACAAATTTCATACTTAACATACTTGATGATTGACCATTTATGGACAAATATGCACCACCTAGCTCTGATATGCTCTTTGACCAAGTCAACTTAGGAGATGCCGGATTAATATATTGGGCCACTACTGACCAATCAAGCAGCTCCATTTTAGGATTTCCTGGTGAATGAATATAAGCTCCACCCATTTCCCAAACAATATTTTGCCCAGTATAAATTTTTCTAACTGGCTGAGTGGCGCTTTCGAAAACTCTGGGAATGTCTTCTGACTCTAGGATTGCATCCTCCAGCTTTGGGTAACTATTGTTTTTTTTATGGATTACATGAATATTTGATTCAAAAAATACTCTATTAACATCACCCCAAAAGTTTTCTGAGAACCGCCGTCCTGAATAGTTTACAAGAGCATGAGAAATCATATTTTCTCTTATGGATTCATATTTATTTTCTATAAAAATGAGATTGTCAATTTTCTTTATCAACTGATTCAGTAGTGAATTATCCAACTCTTCTGACTTTATGTATTTGTCAATCAATATGCTTGTCACCGGGTCTTTGTACCATATTGTAGATTTTATCCCTTCCAATATTAATCCATTGAACTCGTCGGTTATGTAGTTATCGGTTCCGATGGTGTCAGTGACAATAGGAACTGTTCCAAGCAGCATTGACTGAATGATCGATGCAGAGTGAAGAGACAAGCTGGGTAATAACAGTATATGCGCTTTTTCTATTAAATTACTCATTTCACTATTTGATAAATAATCTTGGACCCAAAGAATTGACTTTCCCAACTCGGATTGGACGAAATGAATGTTGACTCCATTATCTTTAAGCTCTTGGTCGTTTGGTTTGGCGCATCTGACCAATAGCATTCCCTTTCTTCCATTATTTATAAAATGCTCCCAAAATCTGAGAACTATATGACCTCCTCTATTAAAAAAGTTATTTGGATTCTGATTGGCAGAGTTTATGAACAAAAATATTGGAAATTCTTTGATGTGCTTGATTTTCAAATTACGTTTATATGAAGCGTCACTGAGGCCTATGTCTGATTTTAGTAATTTTATGTCAATGTCCTTATTTTTAAAAAAATTACTGATACTATTCAATGTGTTATCTATGTGTGAAAATATGCCTAAACATAATTCATTGCTGAAAATGTCTCTATAATATGATTGTAATTGTTCGTGATTTTTAAAATGGCCACTTCCTTGTTGATAAAATGGTAAAAATATTGGTGCAAATGACTCGCAGTGAAATATGAATGGCCTTTTTAACGACGGAAACGGTGCAGTATGATGCAATTCTATATCGCCAGGAATCATTTCTGTTAGATACTTGTTGGCGCTAAAGAAATACTCTTCATAAGCTTTATTGATTGGGCTGCTATTCTTCCTAGTATGCGTTGAGTATTCAAGATGATTGTTTATAAACATTTTTCTCAGTGTTGGATCTGTCTTTAATAATTCATTGAGCTTGATATTGTCCCATGTGTTGATGGAAATATTCGATGGCTTGTGTTCAAATAGTGCTCTATATAGTGGATGAAACCCATTTAATGGGATGTAATGGCTTAAACTCCAAGGTGCGGCAACTGTTAATTTTACTTTTTCCATTTTATTAGCCCTATGAAGCCGTTAATTTTCTTGCCGAATGTAACTAACCAGTTTTCCTCAATATTTTTAGTTCTAATTTCTAAATCTTTCTCTTTTAATATTATATCTTTTATCGCATCCTCAATATTTGTAAAGAACTTTTTTGAAGATGAGCTAATTTTTTCGTAATGGTTAATAATTTCTGATATTTCGCCTTTGACTGATTCAATTAATATAGCTTGTTCTTTCTGGAATTTCTCTAGGGCTTCATAATTTCTATTTATATCGTCATAAAATTGCCCAAACATTGTCAATGTTTTAGCTTGACTGGCTTCACATGAGTTGTGAAGAGTGATATATTCATGCTGATTGTGATTGAGAATATCAAGTAACTCTGTTCTTAATTGTGATATTTGCTGTAGAAAAATAACTTGATTGGTTTGATTTGCTTCAAACATTGCTTGGCAATTTTCTTGATCTTTTTGTTTTATTTTCATCAGTTCATGTCTGCAATACTGAATTTGTTCATGTGCTTTATCAAAATTTACATCAATGATTTTCATGGCTGATTCGTGAACTTCCGCAATTTGTATTTTTAATTGTGACAATTCTTTATTGTTCTGTAATATGCGATTATTTGCATCTAATAATTCATTGTTGCATATGTTTTCGAGTGATATCTTTGTTGCCTCGGATATATGACGAGTGCGCACCAGTTCATTATTCAGCTCTAATATTTTTGCGCCAATTTGAGCGACAGTGTTAATCTGATCGTTGGAAATAATCTTTATCGAATCTAATTCTTTCTTCCATAGTTGTGATTGTTCTTGTTCAAATTTTAAAAACCGTTGGTTGTTTATTGAAATGCTATCTTCAAATAACATTTGAATGGATAAGTCTGTATTCTCTATTTCTCGCTGAGTATGTGATACTTTATGATCAAGTGCTGATTGTGATTTAGTTGCGTTTGTAAGTATATTGCTGAATCCTGCTGTATATTTCGAGTATATTTTTGAGAATTCTTTTTCTAATCGACTAATTCTGTTTTCTTTTTCTTCTGATTTGATGTTTATCAATTTGTTGAATCGCTGTGTTATTGAGAGGCCGTCAATTTCAAGTTTTAGTTCTGAGATTGTTCCGGTAATTATTAGGTCTTTATGGTTAAACTTGTCGATCAAATCTGACCAATCTACGTATAAATCAACTTCACCTAATGTTTGACGAATTGCTATAAAAAAATTACGAAATTCTATCAAATTGAAACCATGGTAACTGTCAATTATTCTTGGGGTGTCAGTAATTATCCACTCATCGTTCGCGGCATGGTAGATTGCGTCTGCATCGACTAGTTTCTTGCCAAGTGAAATAAGTGATTCAGTACGTTGGTTATAGCTATGACGCCCCATCATCAGGAGCGCTTTTAATTCGTCGATGGTAGGGGCAGAAGGAATGGCCGCAAGTTGCTCGGACGACAGTGTGGCTAAGGGTAGGCGCCCTACATTCTGTGGCAACGCATAGATGCGACCATCGAATCTCACCAAGTTGCAACCCAGAAAGCCACTTTGCAGGGTCATGGGCATTTTGTCGAAGTTTGCTGACGAGTACTTCGGGCTACGCCGTCGCCACGTCTGGTTGTGCGTTGGCAATGCGATGGTGCCGT from Chitinivorax sp. B includes:
- a CDS encoding adenine phosphoribosyltransferase; this encodes MPIKSKIRTVPHYPKPGIMFRDITTLLKDREAFRSAIHELAERYRESSIDKVAGIESRGFILGAPLAILLGAGFVPIRKKGKLPAETIGHDYELEYGIDRVEIHADAIEPGERILLVDDLIATGGTAEAALQLVEQTGGHVVECCFVIDLPDLGGRIRLEKQGQQVFSLCEFEGH
- a CDS encoding class II aldolase/adducin family protein: MNDANLRQQVVSTAGQMASLGLNRGTSGNVGARSTDGLLVTPSGVPAEHITLDGIVSLSMAGEVIGKGRPTSEWRIHRDILQARPEVHAVVHAHSPFATTLACLGMDIPPFHYMIAVAGGDTIRCTQYALFGTQALSNHALTALADRKACLLGNHGMIAIGRDLDEALSIAVEVESLCEQYWRALQIGQPRCLSPDEMHAVLDRFKGYGRWGQTNDPALTPNDHLTP
- a CDS encoding S-methyl-5'-thioadenosine phosphorylase, translated to MSKHNRQQVIGVIGGSGVYDIDGLNNKHWVKVDSNFGSPSDELLFGELAGQRMAFLPRHGRGHRIPPSEINFRANIDALKRSGVTDIISVSAVGSLREDLRPGMFVIVDQFIDRTFARAKSFFGAGLVAHVSMAKPVCHRLGDHIEQAAHEAGIKTVRGGTYLVMEGPQFSSQAESELYRSWKCDVIGMTNMPEAKLAREAQMCYATVAMVTDYDCWHPNHDAVTVDQIVNVLMGNADRARTLVKQVAHPIGHDQHAADCTCRHALQHAILTAPASRDPAMLEKLHAILGNDRGAI
- a CDS encoding glycosyltransferase family A protein, coding for MRSAQSGMNIPAISLLLPTRGRSELVIRLFKSIINTVNSLNNIEIILYVDDDDHNSHHLHSDVIHVIKIIGPSKSMGDYNRICFERSRGHIILLANDDMMMRTPGWDARLIELDNRFPDKVYLGYGDDLLKRKGLCTFPILSRRTCELLVEPYPSAYQGAFIDVHLFDIFKRLQHAGLDRTCYLNDVIFEHMHFRAGKAPADATYLRRGRFIDDPTFISLANTRSRAAQRLIDTIQGKSPVPFQSQHVIIQTPRQLSAAIIYFAKQFLFDHGLPFCWRWFLWCWFAGRLLAARGLLRPFVR
- a CDS encoding discoidin domain-containing protein; the encoded protein is MKLSLLFVISAFVVIMGGCDSNDAGQASKNENLAQPQPKADGPTISASSQTAELGPAGLMQATKPGWHSDQPPKFPEYITVDLHASKAVGTVGLLQQEGQPKRGPKALRIEVSSDGNEWTPVAGADDACQPNAKDGWTDVTLSKPATARYVKVVVFSNCGDPHLLTIRGLRIS